DNA sequence from the Hemitrygon akajei chromosome 8, sHemAka1.3, whole genome shotgun sequence genome:
CATAGTTTCATCAGTCTTGCTAAAATTACCCGAAGTTTCCATAAAAACTTCTAAGTTGAGCATTGTTTTATTCTCAATTTTACCACTGTGAGAAagtcttcaaaaagtgatgcctcagaaaggcagtatcaCCACccggaacatgccctcttctcattgctaccatcagggaggaggtataggagcctgaagaacagcagtcaatgttttaggaacagcttcttcccctacaccatcagatttctgaacagcccatatacccatgaacacgacctcactactttgcactacatatttattttttgtctgtttcttacTGCAACTTATAGTAtgtttcatgtattgcactgaattgctaccacaaaacaacaattttcatgacctatgtcaatgataataaacctgattttgattataTTTCTCTCTTCATATATTATTTTTCCATTTGGTCTCCCTTCCTTATGTTCTTCCTCTCTCTATTCCTCTCAAATTTCACTTTATTGTTTTCTCATCTTCAGCGATCTGACAGCTCTCCTGCTCTTCCTCTTGGAGTTTCCTCATGGTATTGTTTTCATTTTATTTCCCTGCCCTTTGTTCTGATTTTGCTAATGTGTTAATGTGAAGTCACCCTCATTCTACTGATCTCACTTTTTCCCTGCCCTGTCCCTCAACTGCCGTCTTCTTATGACCCTTTGtactatctctttttttttttacgtagttcagtctagtttttgtactgtgttatgtaacaccatggtcctgaaaaatgctgtctcattttcactatgcactgtaccagcagttatggtcgaagtgacaataaaaatgacttgacttggttCCTTTCTCACGCTTTCTGCTTTCTAAATGTCTCACAATCTATCAGTCAgacatttagagtcatagagcatacAGCTCAGAATCAGACCATGaactcttctcgctactaccttcaggcaggaggtacagaagccttaggtcccacaccaccaggttcaggaaccgttattaacTAAAACCACcagctcctgaactggtgtggataacttctttttcctcaacactgaactgattccacaaccttaaAAATTCACTTCCAAGGattcgtgttctcagtatttattttatatattttcacaatgtatcttcttttgcacattagttgtttttttctatttttatgtatagttttcagaaattctactgtatttactTATTTTCTGTTAATGtcttcaagaaaataaatctcagggtaatatatggtgacgtttatgtctttgataataaattaattttgagACATTTGACTTTGACAGCAGTTCTGTTCAGACAAATTGCCTAATTTGACAGGATGGGTTCACCTCCAACAACAACAGGGAAGCTTGAAAAGCTTAATATGCCGCCCGAACATTCATTTCCTCCAATAACAGCATACAAAAATGCATTTGGTTACTTGCTCAATTTTTCCCACGGCAGCTCCCACACCTGCAGCCTGATCTGAGACAGgatctgctgacattggagagggtccaggggaggCTCACAGAAATAATCCTGAAATGGTGGTGCTCCCTACGCAAGAATGGCTTGGGAATACACTTACTACATTGACAACAAAGTttgaagaaggcagctcaccTCTGTCCTCTCAAGGCTGAGAAGTTATTGATCAATTGGCATTATCAGAAATATCTACACCcatcaattattaaaattaattctgctcctatgccttactgTTTATGGTCTAACCTCTGCCACCAAGAGGGACAAGGGTAGCACTAGGCAGGGGATCACCACAGCCTGCAGGTTTCCTTCCAAGCTGCCCTCTGTGTTTGACTTGGAAGTATATCATCAGTCCTTAGTTGCATGTTCTAATTCCTGGCACTGAATAACCAGCAGTACCATGGGAGGACCATTGCCAGGACTGCAGTGCCTCAAGCCCCTTCTCAAGAGCAATTAGAGATGAGCAATAAATACAAGCCTTGTCGGTGGCATGCACCTTCAATAAAACaagaaaatattggaaaatgTCGCCTTGCTACGTGACATAGGTTCACACCCTGAAACATACATTTTCGACCTGCTGTTACCAAATgattttgctctctctctctttgtctgtctgtcagtctgtctccctctctctttctctctctctctctctctgtctgtcagtctgtctccctctctccatttcccagtctctgtctgtctgtctctccctctctctctgtctgcttgtctctttctctctctctctctttgtctgtctgtcagtctgtctccctctctctctctctctctctctctgtctgtcagtctgtctccctctctctctctccatatcccagtctctgtctgtctgtctctccctctctctctgtctgcttgtctctttctctctctctctctctttgtctgtctgtcagtctgtctccctctctctctctctctccatatcccagtctctgtctgtctctccctctatctctctgcttctctctctctctctctctctctctctctctctctctctctctctctctctctctctctctctctctctctctctctctctctccctctctcctctctctctctctctctctctctctctctctctctctctctctctctctctctctctctctctctcggtttTGCTCTGCTCCTCCACCACTCCCTTCCCCTGTGGTCTTTCTCTCCTAATTTTCTATTTCCCTTATCTTATCTGCTGTATTTATCTCTTTCCCTGCTGGGTTTCCCATGTTCAGTTACTTCCCACTTTCCCATCCGCCGCCCCTCATTCACTCTCACACCCCTTCTTTCATTCACATTCACTTTCCCCAGCTCACAGTCTCTCCCGTAGACTcacttcaccccaccctctctatTCTCTCACTATCCTCTCGCCACTCATTCACTCCTCTCACTGACTCACAGTTGCTTTTTCTTTATCCCTCTCACTCATTTTATCTTCCTCATTCACTCCACCTTCCTTGCTCTAACTTTCCTTCACTCATTTCCCCTTCCTCGTTTATTTTCTCTCCCTCATTCATTCTTACTTTCTCGTTCTCTCTCCTCACTTCTCCCTGACCCATTTATTCACTCTCCCGTTCCCAATCAATATCACATCCTCACTCCTTTCCTTCACCCTACCCACTCTATCGCTTCACCTTACTCATTTATTCTCCCTATTACACTCTATCCCTCTCTTACTCGCCCTTGCACCCTATCCCTCCGTCACCCTTCTCCTCCCTGCATTATGCACTCTCTCTCCCGCCAACCTCTCCACCTATCTCCCCTTATCCCCCTTCGCAGTACCTTCCCCTTCAACCGTGCCCGCCCGCTTTCCCCGCCCTGCCGCCCGGTCTGCCGGCTCTGTCCGAGATATTGTACCTCCACAACCTCAGGCATCGGGGTGATGGTGTTGGTCCGGCGGGTTCCGATCCGAAATTTGGcagctttgtaaattttccagtagACGAACAGGACCACGCTGAGGGGCAGGTAGAACGCCCCGAAGGTGGAGAAGATGGTGTAGGAGGGCTCCTGACTCACTTGGCACTGCTCGTCCTGCTCCGAGTAAGTTTTGCCCCAGCCGAAGAGGGGCGAGAGGGAGATGACGGAGGACAGGACCCATGTCAGGACGATCATGATGTTGGAAATCTTCTTTCTCGTTTTCAGCGTGTACTCCAGGTGCCTAGTGATGGACCAGTAGCGGTCTAGGGCGATGGCCGTCACGTTCCAGATACTGGCCGTGCAACACAGGACATCGAAGGAGATCCAGACCTGACACAGGACCTTGCCCAGCCTCCAGCGCCGCCCGTCCAACTCGTGGACTAGGCTGAGGGGCATGACCAGCGCCGCCACCATCACGTCCGAGATGGCCATGGAGGCGACCAGGTTGTGCGGGACCCGGTGGAACGTCCTCACGCGCAGGATGGTGACCAGGACCAAGACGTTCCAGAGGAAGGTGGCGAGCATCAGCATCGCCAGTAAGGTCAGCACGAGGATGCTGAAGACCGAAGCCGGTTTCGGGGACAGGTCCGCCGGTCCCGCCGTCCAGTTAGCCCACGGCGTGTAGTTGGACGTGACCATGGTGTCCCGGGATCTCGAGAGGTTCGTGTTAAAGTACGGCGGCGCTATCGATAGCTCGAAGCCGTCTGCAGGTGGGACCCAGCGTACTCTCTCCCCATCTGTCGCTGCTCCGTGGCCCCAGACTTTCTCCGGACTTGAGAGAGGAAAGTGCAGATTAAAACCCCTGGCGATCTGCTTCGGATAAGAAGGATGCGAGGTTTAAACTCAGGTGGTCTGGTCTGGACTGGACAACCGCGCTGCATTAAATTTAAACAAAGCGTGCGTTACTTTGGGTTTGGATTCAGCAAACGCCCCGTGCAGAACAGAGGCAAttgacaggaggaaagggggggggggtgacataCCTCGCATTTCAGAGGTGCCCTCAACACCTCACAATCCACTCATCCCACCGCCAGCGGACTTTCCAGTGAGGTGCATGAGAGAAAGATCTGATTCCGAGTTGTTTTAAGGAGGAGTAACACTTGCGTCAAACACGGGCAACCAGCTGACCCCAGCGCTCGGTTTATAAAGAGGCGACCCTCCTCAGCCAGGTTCGGGCGATCCGGCGAGATGCTGCTTGTCGCCAGCTCGTTAGGTGGGAATGTGACACCAGCCTCCCTTCAGATCCTGTGTAGAAATGTTGTGTTTTAAGCAGCCAAGCAGGATGGACGGTCCTAACAAGCGTGTGAGGCAGACGCGTTAAATCAGACAATGAAATCATCTGTctctgatacacacacacacacacacacacacacacacacacacacacacacacacacacacacacacacacacacacacacacacacacacacacacacacacacacacacacacacacacacacagtccccgcGCCGGCTCTGTGCAAAGGCATAAGTACTCTATCTTTCCCGACCTGTGTTTGGTTATAATCGCGGCGAGGGTGCACTGATAATCTGGAACGCACGGACCAAGACAGTCACATTAAAGGAGCATTTAGATGAGTCTCGAAACGCCCAGGTGTCGTGGGTGAGTGTTGTAAAGTGGGAATATTATGGATAAACATAGAGGCAGCTGAGGGAACTGAGTAGTTAAACTTCGTTAGTGTGGACAGGCCGGCACGGAGGGCCGAAGGTGCTCCGTTACTCATTGACCCTCTTGTGTGTACAACTGTGTAAGTGTTCGCTGTCGAGTCAGAGGCGTTGGTGGACGGGGTTCCGCTCGGCTTTTTCACTGATTTCTGAAGTGGGTACAATACATCTGCTGCCAGAGCGCAGCCTGAATGTGAGCCACTGAGAAGGCGTTCCAGGGGCCGGTCAAATCCCTCCCTGAACGTCACGTTTGAGGAAGCTTCTGCGGGGGACTTGGAGTCGGTAAGTGTCCAGGGTCTGGTCCACAACCGTGCAGGCGCTTCAGTGCAGTGGCACCTTTAACTAAGCAGCGCGCAAACAGCTGCAGGAACTCAGGACTGTctggcagcctctatggagggaCACGGGCAGTCGACGTTCGGAGCGGAGACCTTCTgtagttccagcatctgcagccttctGTGTCTCCGGCTCTTTAAAtgagggcgtcaaaggttacggggcgaaggcgggagaatggtgttgagagggataataaatcagccatgatgggatggcagagcagattcgatgggccgaatgccGTAAGTTTGCGCTCCTAAGTCTTAAGAAAATCGGCAGGTGGTGGGGTGGATGATAACGAGTTGATGTGGGGGCTTGTAGATGACCTGAATGTTCTGTATCCCTGCTATAAGGTTCTTCTCACAGAATAAAATAAACCCAAGGAAACGCAATGGTCAGGTAGCATCCGCGAAGGCAACGAGAGGATGAATGCTGTAACAAGGACTGAGAACGGAGAGAGTGTAAGTGGTCTGGCCTGGCGGGCGCTGGGTGGATGATGGACAAGtggaggagagaagagtggatacGGTGcaaggaggtgattggtggagacGGCAAAAGGCTGCCGATGACTGAGCCTGACAGGAGAAGTTGGTGATTAATGTAAGCGAGGGAAGGGATGGACAATGGGAGGATGCGAAGGGTAGGGAAGAAGATGGGAGACCCAGTGGGTCGAGTATGTGAGTGGAAGACAGATGGAATCAGGCGGGAAAGATGAAAAAGTAGGCAGCAGGGggctggggtggggggcagtTGGAATGAAGAGAGAAGCGAGAGAGCCCGGGTGGACCAGAAGCAAAGCGAAGGGGAAAACTGGAGAAGTCACAGTCATGCCGTTGGGTTGTAGACTACCCAGGAACAACCTTTGGGAACAGGATCAGTGTACCCCTGAGGCGGCGAGCTGAAACCATCTCCATGTGCTCATGGCTCGGGAACAGCGGCTTGGAGGCAGCTCGGAGCCGAAGGCTTTTGACTCGATTGGGTCAAGGAATGCCCGGGAAATTGCAGTGTGCGCGTAACTCACTGGCTAGGAAGCGTTGCATATAAACACACCGGTACTCCAAGGATATAACTACACCATTACTTGTCCTGTGCGAGGCCATGTGCTCTTCCCCTCTCTTTATTATTGGAAGCCTACAGTAGAAAATCTTAAAAGCTTGTCTTGCTCTCCAGTATTCCAGCGTCTTTTGAAAAAGAAATATTGGTTTTTCACGGATACACTTAAATCATTTACAAAATTCGTATCATTTTCCAAATTCAAACATTCCACAGATGCgggatctcgacccgaaacgtcgaccgtcCGTTTTTCTCCACGGACGCTGTtggacccgctgagttcctccagtctgTGGTTCCAGATTCCAGAATCATGAGTCTTTTGTgtctctcattttttttttgcccCGGTGTAGGGTACCGGGGCGCCTCCAGCGAGCCCAAGGACACCAGGACGCACATGGAGGGAGGGTGGCAGAGCGGCGACTGGGGCGGACTTTAGGGCGGCTCGACTCGGCTTGCTGGCCTGGGCAAGCCGGTCGGTGGCTCAGCCGCCACCGCATTCGGGGCTCTCGTCCGTCCCACAGCTCAGCGGCGACCGCAGACTGAGCGATTCCACGGGGACACGGAAAACCTTTTGTCAGTCGGACCCTGCCCACTTAGGCTTACGTTTGACTGCTTTCGGCTTGAACCTAAAACGGCAGGGAGGATAGCTTTCAATTAATGACGCGTAGCTGTGTCTGCCAGTGCTGCTTCTTGGCTTTGAGGGAATAAATCCCGCTGAAGGGCAAGTGCTGGGGTTCCACATCGGATTCATGACATTCCAGGTATCCCGGGTAACGCGAGGGTGGTGTAAAACTATCACCAGAATCAAACACTTAACATTTGCTGACAGGAAATCGCCCGTTTTGTTTTACCTTTTAGAAATATCTGTCCCCCTCCTCCGCCAGCCCTGCATGTTGGTATTTTATCCCACCTACGTGTCTCCTCGTCGAGTCTTTTAACAGCGACCTTGCAATAATTAGACGGGTAAAAGGTTTTGCTTGTTCGAAATACGAAGCTTCATCTGGCGAAACAGCGCTACTGGTCAGAATTCTGACGGCGAGTACCTTTTACTTCATTGTCTCGGAGATATTTTATAGTGTGGACACCGAGTTCGGCAACTTTGATTCATAATGACCGCAAAGATTCCATAAGACCGGGAAACGTAGGAGCAGAACTGGAccgttcggcccatcgagtctgccctgctattcgatcatgactgattttttgttcctctcaacccattctcctgccttcttcccgcaACCTTTGACGcactccgctttaaatatgccctatcacttggcctccacagccgtctgtggcaatgaattccccagattcaccaccctctggctaacggAATTGCTCCTCATCTTTCCTCTAAAGGGgcgcccttgtattctgaggctgtgccctctggttccacAACTGGAAaaatcctccacatccactctacctaggcctttcaatatctgatcgggttcaatgagatcactcctcattcttctaactccagcgagcacaggcccagaaccaCCGAACTTTTAACGGCGTTATTGCAAATAATCATTCGAGTAAAAGGTTATGAATATTTGGAAGACAAAGATTCATCTGGCGAAACGGTGTTATCGTACAGAATTCTGACAGCGAATCCCTTTCTCTTCGTTATCTCTAAGAGAATTTACACAGTTGACACCGAGTTAaaagctcctcatacgttaacccttccattcccggaatcattctggtaaatctctggaccctctctaatccagatctGGAAGGAAGCCAGATGCTCACTACCGCTTTCATCCTTTTAATACCAAGTGCTGGGAATGCTGTGCTGTTTCCATTTAAACCGCCCTTATACCCATTCGTATCACATTATAACTTCTTTTCTAACCCTAAATGTCTCTAATGATACTATTTCCTTCAAAAAaacctttttgttttctttttttgctgCCTGGCCTAGTAAGTTTGCCCAGTAAATTCTGTTTGTTCTAtttgccagaagctttcttttgAATTTCCTTCCGTTGTTCGTGGCTACGCGATTTCACTCAGGTAAAAACACTCTGCGGTGGAGGCAGCATCTGCTGTGAATATTTCATGTCAGGGTCTCTTCATCAGAAAGCTGAGCATCTTTcggatttatttcagatttccagcatttgcagtgctGTTTTCTTAATATTTATTTACTACTATATATgtttatggtgtgtgtgtgtgtgtgtgtgtgtgtgtgtgtgtgtgtgtgtgtgtgtgtgtgtgtgtgtgtgtgtgtgtgtgtgtgtgtgtgtgtgtaaaagctAAGTCTATACCAAAGGCCCTTTGCTATTGGACCAAGACCTTGTTCTGTGATAGTTACATCGTGATGTTGGTCACCCTTTTaaatcacacacatacacacacacacacacacacacacacacacacacacacacacacacacacacacacacacacacacacacacacacacacacacacacacacacacacacacacacacacacctctctaaGCAGgtccagatggtggaccagttcctcttttactcagagattgcTTCAGTACATGAAGTTTACCCTTTAAGCTCCACCCTTCACAGAACTTGCCTCTGCACTTTCCCCACTTGCACGTTCTGTGCTTGGTTAAAATCTGTTCCATCTTTGCCCCTTTGCAAAGGTGAAAGAACTAAAATGTTTGCCTAACAGTATTTCCAGCGTTTTCCGTTTAAATCGTCACCACATTATTTTGGGTATTCTTCAATCATTCACACTTCCCAGGGCCTACACAGTCTTTCTATATCTGTCTTTTCTCCTCAGCCAGAGTGATGGCATCACTGTGCAGGTGACAAGTGGGAGGAGTGAGTCTTTGAGGGAAATTTACATCAAGCTGAGCCTGCTTCCTTTCCGGACTTCCCACAAGGGATACGGAGGAGATACTCCGAAGGTCCACAATAGATTCTGGGATGAAATCAGAAATTAGCTTTACTTACCAGGAAAGACTGGAAATGCTGCAGCATTCTATTTGAAGAGTGTTTCAAGGCCTTCCCCCTTCGAGAGCATTTGGTGGGGTGGACAATGAAGAGTTGTTTTAAAAGATTAGCCTtatatgtcacatgtacatcaaaacatacagtcaaATGCGTCATCTGCATCAAATCAAACCAGCAAGTagcaccatgcttccagcactagCATAGCAAACTCATAACCCACTAATCCTTAACGTATGTCTtcagaatgcgggaggaaaccagagaacctggaggaaacccatgtggttccTGAGAGagtatataaactccttacatacagcgATGGAAACTGAACCCCAATCGTACTGCTGACACAGTAGGAGCATTAGGCTAACTACTGTGCTACTGTGATTCCACTCATTGGGGTGTCCATACTTAGGTGCCAAATGTTTATGACCACTGGAGAGAAAGCTCTTTACCCATAGACAGTTAGGAAAGCAAAATTAGCTACAAATAGAAATTATTGTATAAAAGCTTAAAATGATATATTGATGGTAATGATCTATATATTGATATATATGAAGATACACAGTAAGGCACTGTGGACCTCAGGCTGAATACATTTTCCATGCACCATAAACACTACGTAATTGAGTGAAATTATAGTAACGTCATACAACAAATTCAGGATGACTGAATGCCTGCTTAATATAGATTATTTGTGTAATGTCTATTCTAGTTGATTAAAACAGTGTGAATTCCTGCTATTTTGATTAGCTCAGTTGTGATAAAATGTAATTGGCCTAAAAACTTAACTCTGTTCCTCTTTCCATAGCTTCACAGTATTTTCAGATTCCCTGCTTTGGTAGAGTTTGTTCCAGGAGTTTTGTATTTGATGAGGAATTACCCAAGCATCTGCTCTGCAGCAATCATTTTCAGAACCTAACATGTAATCTTTGATCTAAATAACAAAACAGCTGCAGGTGCTAAAGGTCAGAACTATAAAGGAAATTTTTTGAAATAGTGT
Encoded proteins:
- the htr5ab gene encoding 5-hydroxytryptamine (serotonin) receptor 5A, genome duplicate b isoform X1, translated to MVTSNYTPWANWTAGPADLSPKPASVFSILVLTLLAMLMLATFLWNVLVLVTILRVRTFHRVPHNLVASMAISDVMVAALVMPLSLVHELDGRRWRLGKVLCQVWISFDVLCCTASIWNVTAIALDRYWSITRHLEYTLKTRKKISNIMIVLTWVLSSVISLSPLFGWGKTYSEQDEQCQVSQEPSYTIFSTFGAFYLPLSVVLFVYWKIYKAAKFRIGTRRTNTITPMPEVVEVKEASHQPEMVFTVRHATVTFQTDGDTWREQKEKKAALMVGILIGVFVLCWIPFFITELINPLCSCDIPPIWKSIFLWLGYSNSFFNPLIYTAFNKNYNNAFRNLFSRQR
- the htr5ab gene encoding 5-hydroxytryptamine (serotonin) receptor 5A, genome duplicate b isoform X2; protein product: MVTSNYTPWANWTAGPADLSPKPASVFSILVLTLLAMLMLATFLWNVLVLVTILRVRTFHRVPHNLVASMAISDVMVAALVMPLSLVHELDGRRWRLGKVLCQVWISFDVLCCTASIWNVTAIALDRYWSITRHLEYTLKTRKKISNIMIVLTWVLSSVISLSPLFGWGKTYSEQDEQCQVSQEPSYTIFSTFGAFYLPLSVVLFVYWKIYKAAKFRIGTRRTNTITPMPEVKEASHQPEMVFTVRHATVTFQTDGDTWREQKEKKAALMVGILIGVFVLCWIPFFITELINPLCSCDIPPIWKSIFLWLGYSNSFFNPLIYTAFNKNYNNAFRNLFSRQR